The nucleotide window CCGGGGGATTGTGTATGTTGTCAGGCACCCGTTGAACTGGTCGAAAAGCCGATTAAACTTGCCCCACTGTCGGATTAGCTTTGGTTATCCTGCCTAAAAAACGGATCCACTTGTGACTCCTGTCGCTCAAGTTCGACGAGTCGTCGTCGAATACGTTGTCGACGTCGGAGGTACACAAGAATAAATACCAACCCAAGGCTGCCCCAAAAAAGATAGGAATTTGAGAATAGTGCCGCCCAGTAGTAACGTTGGTAAAGCGAGGCTTGCCATTCCGCGTCGAATGTAGCGAGATCCCAGCCGATTGCCTGTTTATAGGCGGTATTCAGATCGCTCCCCGCGCCAAGTAGGTCGATAACCTCCCACAGCTTTTCTGCCCCCGCGATTTTTACTAACCATGCAACCGCATTCAGGCTTTCGGCGTAAGCTAACTGTGCCCCCCTTTCGGGGCTTGGAAACCGTTCTGTTAGGTCTGCGAGCGGGATAATCGATTTCGATAGGATATGCTCAAACATGACATCATGGCGGTGGGGTGCCCACTCACCGGAGAGGTAGATTGCAATCCCCTCGATAAACCACAAGGGAATGTCTCCGATTGTGGATTTGGTGCGTTGTCCAAAAGCGATGTGCACAATCTCGTGGCGGAGGACTTGGGAGAGTTGAAACTTTTGATCAATGATGACACGAGGGTTCTGAATCACGATGCGGCGACTGAGTGGGAAGGCGCAACCGACCGCCCAATCTTGGATGGGGGCGTGGGCGGCGGCTTGGAACTGCTCCTGTGTCTTACACATCCAGATCTCGATCTTGCCGATCTCTATCCCATCAATCAGGCGGTTGAGGTGCGGATAGAAATCTTCGGCAATATCGGCGATGTCTTGGGCGTGGGTTTCGTTGGGTTGGTAGTAAATCTGGAAATGCTCGCTTTCAAGCATCTCCCATGAATCCTCAGTCGCGCTATGCAGTGCGGTCACACTGAAAATCAGAAGAATTGGCAAACAGAACTGGGAAACTGTGCGTAATGCTTTCCAGATGATCGCTTGCATGGTTTTCCCCGCCTTTTGTGATGAATGCGCGTCTATAGGACAGGCGCAATTCGAGAGAAGTTGCAAGGAGTTTCCATTACGCGATCCGATACTTCTCCACCGCCTCTATATCCAATTCAATCCCCAATCCGGGCGTGGTGGGCACTTCGACGAAGCCATCTTTCGGGGTCAATGCGCCGTAAATGAGATCATTCTCACGGACGAAATGGAGGGAGTCGCTTGGAATCGTTGCGTTCTTGATAACCGCATGAACGTGGGTGCCGAAAGCACCCGATACGCCCAAACCGAGTCCGACAACCTGCAGCCACACCGGCAACCCCGCGGCTTCAGCGATGCCAGCGTTTTGCTGTGCGCTCATCGGACTACCGGCGGTGTTGAACATATCCGCTGCGTCCGCTTTGATGGCATCTATAATCATCTTTGGATCTGCGATGTGGGGCGCGAGGGGAATGCGGGTCTTACTGCGAAAGTCGCGATAGCTGTCCCAACCGTATTCGTGATACGAAAACGGATCTTCAAACGCCTCAATATTATATTTTTCCAATTCGTGCGCGAGGCGGATCGATTGCTCTGGGGTCTCAAAAGAGAAGTTGGGATCGACGATAATCCCGTAATCCTCCCCCGCTGCTTCTGTCATAAGTCGGACTGTCTTGACAATGTTCCACGGACGCGCCTTGAGTTTGTGTGTCTTGAAACCTAACTTGGCACCCACCGCTGCTTCCGCGGCAAACTCCTCTGGCTCCATTGGGCACGACCAGTAACCGACGGGGACCTTCTCCCAGTGCTGTGCGCCCATCAGTTTGTGAGCAGGTACGCCGAACGCCTTACCGACAATATCAAAGACCGCTGAGCCGAAGGCACCGCCAAGATTCTGCCATTTAAGTTCCATTACGTCTACACCGATCCAACCCTCGATTGCGTCGTCAAATCGCTGTCCCCTGGCTCCTTCTCCTAAGCCGTAGATGCCTTCATCTGTGTGGACTTTGATGATCGGGATGGGACGTTCGAGGTAGTCCCCAGGACGGTTTTTCTCAATGGCAAGAATGTGGGGGACTGCTGTGATAAACTGTTCGACTTTTGTGATCTTCATTCTGGCTGCTCCATACAGTTTTGAACGAAATGAGTGCCAACAAATTTACGTTTCGACCCGATAAGATCGGGGTGCTGTAGCCCTACTACTCCATTTTACCCTATTTGAGATAAAGCCTCCCGAAACGCTTTGACATGCGCGGGACTTGTACCACAACAGCCGCCAACCAGATAAGCCCCCTCCTTGATCAACTCTGGTAGATAAGGCGACATCTCCTCCGGCGCTTGGGGCCAATATGTCTGCTGATTCTCGTCTAAACGCGCCATACCCGCATTCGGATAAGCCATCAGTCGTTTTGAATTAATCCCCTGTGCCTCCATCGCTTCGCGCAGCTGCTGAATGCCGCTTATCGCATAGGGCATTCCCGTATGCTCTTCACGCCTCGATTCTGCACCACAGTTTAGTCCTAAGATCTGAACGTCATTGAGTAGGTTATCCCCATCGGAGAATTCCCCTTCGGCTAGAATTTCAACGAGAGATGCAGCCGAATGTCCCCAATCCGTTTTGTATATTACCTGTTTCGTCCGTCGATCTCTGGTGTATTTGTAGGTCATATTCACGGCGATGGGAAGCCCCGTTTTTCTCGCAATGTCAACAGCGATTGCAGCCTCCTTCGCGGAGAACATGGTCTCAATACAAAAAAAGTCCACCCCTTCTTCTGCGAGGGCGTTTATTATCCGCTCATGTGCATCTCTGACGGCTTCATTCGCAATACCGAAATCAACACCGCCGCTATCGGCTTCGATTGCGCCGGGGGAGGGTCCGACTGAACCTGCAATATATACGTCTCTTCC belongs to Candidatus Poribacteria bacterium and includes:
- a CDS encoding homocysteine S-methyltransferase family protein, producing MKTFLDRLKDPTPMIYDGGFGSQLFTVGIALTNSTLANELHPETVIDIHAAYIEAGADAIGTNTFVASPLHLEMAGKDASEAEKITRQAVAHAKAAVERSGRDVYIAGSVGPSPGAIEADSGGVDFGIANEAVRDAHERIINALAEEGVDFFCIETMFSAKEAAIAVDIARKTGLPIAVNMTYKYTRDRRTKQVIYKTDWGHSAASLVEILAEGEFSDGDNLLNDVQILGLNCGAESRREEHTGMPYAISGIQQLREAMEAQGINSKRLMAYPNAGMARLDENQQTYWPQAPEEMSPYLPELIKEGAYLVGGCCGTSPAHVKAFREALSQIG